GTGGCAGGCCGTCCCACTGCTTCAGGTCGCCGCCCACGTTGATGGTGCGTTGAACGGCCTGGGCGATGCTGGTCTCGGGCACACCCGTGGTGCTCTGCGCCAGACCGGCGGTCAGGAGGGTGAGGGCCAGGGTCATGGCGGATCGTTTCGTGGCGCTGCTGACGGTGCTATTCATGAATTCCTCCCGAGGGGAACGAGGGTGGTGTCGATCTTGAGTTCGCCCAGGCGGGACTTCCAGACTTCACTTAGGCCGTCGTCCGAGATAACGGTCTGGATGTCTGAAATGGGAGCCACCGCGTACGGCGCGCTGCCCTCGAACTTGCTGGCATCGGCCAGAAGGATGGACTGCGACGTACGGGTGATCATGGCCCGGTTGAGGCTGGCCTCGGCAGGATTCAAGGTGTACATCTGGGCGTCTCCACGCACAGCGCTAGTGCCCAGATACAGTTGATCGAACCAGAATTCGCTCAACAGACGCTCGGCGTAGGGACCGACCATTGACAGGTTCTCGTTGCGCAGTTGGCCACCCAGCAGGTTGACACTCAGCCCCTCTACGTTAACGAGGTCCTGAGCGACGGCCAGACCATTGGTGAAGATGGTCAGTGGGAGCGGTTCGACCCGCAGCCGCCGCGCGAGTTGCAAGACGGTGGTGCCAGCATCCAGAAAGACAGTGGTGTGGGGCCGGAGCAGGCTGTAGGCCATCTCGCCGATGGCCCGCTTGGCTTCCAGATTTTCCTGGACACGTGATTGGAAGGCCATTT
This genomic interval from Deinococcus humi contains the following:
- a CDS encoding DeoR/GlpR family DNA-binding transcription regulator, which encodes MQSDRINKIQHHLYSAGFANVQELAEATGASIVTIRRDLQRLEENGIVTRTHGGARLAEAAGPEMAFQSRVQENLEAKRAIGEMAYSLLRPHTTVFLDAGTTVLQLARRLRVEPLPLTIFTNGLAVAQDLVNVEGLSVNLLGGQLRNENLSMVGPYAERLLSEFWFDQLYLGTSAVRGDAQMYTLNPAEASLNRAMITRTSQSILLADASKFEGSAPYAVAPISDIQTVISDDGLSEVWKSRLGELKIDTTLVPLGRNS